One Aegilops tauschii subsp. strangulata cultivar AL8/78 chromosome 7, Aet v6.0, whole genome shotgun sequence genomic window carries:
- the LOC109743244 gene encoding rRNA (cytosine-C(5))-methyltransferase NOP2C isoform X2 produces the protein MDSPEIPPSDRREERPPASLPLPAAFLEFLGENGLDPALYSKADTIPRYIRLKPGMESSVVTEIESELKCDLMRVSWLPDFYAIPPEIQIAGSKAYQQGKIYGIDAASGAAILALDVQSGDHVLDLCAAPGAKLCMLADMLGSSGSLTGVDVAKHRLAACRTMLQKYSLGDRSRLFVADGTSFSILPVNSNLGSMEAFVGIEDNGSIFSEWTSKRSWKDRQKSKKAKAAGSPHLPSTSEPELIYYGKDSGLVGLQKRYVLHPSTDAAACTSGYDKVLVDAECTHDGSIKHIQKFEFWGWKTLDRRVLNVERTGNLLHLQLGLLTNGFKLLKTGGSLVYSTCSLTVAQNENVVQQFLSKHPSAELLKINPADSWPCRSGGIQKTLRSRTSAAAGAGERRR, from the exons ATGGATTCTCCAGAAATTCCGCCCTCTGACCGCAGAGAAGAGCGGCCGCCAGCGTCGCTGCCGCTGCCGGCGGCCTTTCTCGAGTTCCTCGGCGAGAATGGCCTGGACCCCGCGCTCTACTCCAAGGCGGACACCATCCCGCGCTACATCAG GTTAAAACCAGGCATGGAGTCCAGTGTGGTGACAGAGATCGAAAGCGAGCTCAAGTGTGATCTCATGAGGGTGTCGTGGCTGCCGGACTTCTATGCGATCCCGCCTGAAATTCAGATTGCTGGATCCAAGGCTTATCAGCAAGGGAAG ATCTATGGGATTGATGCAGCTTCTGGAGCTGCCATCTTAGCACTCGATGTTCAATCAGGAGACCATGTTCTTGACCTCTGTGCTGCACCAG GTGCAAAGCTTTGCATGCTTGCAGATATGCTTGGTAGCTCAGGTTCTTTGACTGGTGTTGATGTTGCAAAGCACCGTCTTGCAGCCTGTCGTACGATGTTGCAGAAGTATTCTCTTGGAGATCGTAGTCGACTCTTTGTTGCTGATGGGACTTCGTTTTCCATATTGCCTGTGAACTCCAACCTGGGGAGCATGGAAG CTTTTGTTGGAATTGAGGATAATGGAAGCATATTCTCAGAATGGACTTCAAAGAGATCATGGAAAGACAGACAGAAGTCTAAAAAGGCAAAAGCAGCCGGTTCACCTCATCTACCATCAACTTCCGAACCTGAACTGATATACTATGGCAAAGATTCAGGATTAGTTGGATTGCAAAAACGTTATGTTCTTCACCCATCAACTGATGCTGCTGCCTGTACATCTGGGTATGATAAG GTCCTAGTGGATGCAGAATGTACTCATGATGGATCGATAAAACACATTCAGAAGTTTGAGTTCTGGGGATGGAAAACATTAGACCGCCGTGTACTCAACGTAGAAAGAACTGGCAACCTACTTCATCTTCAG TTAGGGCTTCTCACAAATGGTTTTAAATTATTGAAAACAGGCGGATCACTTGTCTATAGTACTTGCAG CTTGACTGTTGCACAAAACGAGAATGTGGTTCAGCAATTCCTCTCAAAACATCCTTCAGCAG AGCTGCTAAAGATCAATCCAGCCGATAGCTGGCCCTGCAGAAGCGGCGGCATCCAGAAAACCTTGCG